The sequence below is a genomic window from Kosmotoga arenicorallina S304.
TTGGAGCCTTTCTCTTACGATCTCAAACATAAGCTCATCAGGAACAAGCAGGCCTTCCTCAAGAATGTGAGCGACCTTTTTTCCAAGGTCGGTGCCAGCAGCCACGGCTTCTCTCAACATATCGCCCGTTGATATGTGAGGAATGTTGAATTTATTAGAAATAACCTTTGCCTGCGTTCCTTTACCGGCTCCGGGAGGGCCCATCAATACCAGATTCATTCTGTCATCTCCTTCCACGCAATCTGCCTTTTTTAACGAACCCTTCATAGTGCCTTACTATGAGGTGGGATTCGATTTGCTGGAGGATATCAAGAGCGACACCTACTGCGATCAATGTGGATGTACCACCAATGACAATCTGTATTCCGATGAAGCTCTGGATTACAGAAGGCAGCAAAGCAATTATCACAAGGAAAACAGCGCCCATAAAAGTAACTCTTGTGAGAACTCTTGTTATATATTGTTCAGTTGGATAACCCGGTCTGATACCCGGGATAAATCCACCATAATTCTTTATGTTGTTGGAAACTTCCTTTACATCAAAAACCAGTGTACTGTAGAAATAAGTGAAGAAAAATACCATCGACCCGTATAGGATGAGATAAAGGGGCGATGAATATCCGAAGAGCCTCGATAGAATATTTCCCTGGGGCAACATGCTCCCGATCATCTGTGGCAGGGTCATAATAGCAGCTGCAAAGATTATGGGGATAACACCACCCTGATTGACCTTTATGGGAATGTGTGTTGAAACACCACCATATACCCTTCGGCCCGATACCCTTCTTGCATATTGAACATCGATTTTCCTCTCGCCAAGCTGGATGTAAATAACTCCGACGATAGTTGCAACGGAAATTGCGACTAACACAAGCCATTGAAGCGGTGTTAGGGCGACAGCTGCTTCGGCAATGTAAGTGGGGTATCTGGAAACAATACCCGCAAAAATCAAGACGGAAATACCATTGCCAATACCCTTCTCTGTAATCCTTTCACCCAGCCAGAGCAGGAACATAGTACCGCCCATCAAAGAGACGGTGGCAAGTAGCACAAAGAGCATCCTGCTGGGGATTGCAATGATTCCCTGATTTGACAAAGCAAGAGAAAGCAGAAAAGCCTGCATAGCCGCAAGGAAGATGGTCAAATATCTCGTGTATTTCGCGTATTTCTTTCTTCCTTCTTCGCCTTCTCTGAGCATTTCCTTCAAGCTCGGTACAACAGATGTCAATAACTGGAGCATGATTGAGGCGTTAATATATGGCGTAACGCTCAAAGCGAAAAGAGAAAAATTCTTAAGCGCTCCACCGGTAAAAACGTCAAAAAATCCTATGAAACCGCCCGCAGCTCCGGTTGATATTCCGGAAAAGTAACTTGCCCATGCCTGGATATTGATGCCAGGTATGGGAATGTAAATCCCCAGCCTGAAAATGGCCAGGGCAAAAAAGGTAAAGATAATTCTGTCTCTGAGTTCAGGAATTTTAAAGGCGTTTCGAAGTGCTTTCCACACTTCAGATCACCTCGGCTTTTCCACCGGAAGCCTCTATCTTCTCCTTCGCTGAGGTGCTGAACGCATGCGCCTTGACTACCAAAGCCTTTGTGAGTTCGCCCCTGCCGAGAATTTTGAGACCGTCCTTGAGGTTTTTTATCACTTTCATCTGAAGGAGCACTTCTGGTGTGATTTCACTTCCGGCTTCAAATCTTTCTTCAAGCTGTGAGAGGTTCACAACAACGTATTCCTTCGAATTTCTATTTTTAAACCCTTTAATTGGTACTCTTCTGTAAAGAGGAGTTTGACCGCCCTCAAAGTACGGTTTCACTTTTCCTGTTCCTCTTCCCTGGCCCTTATGACCACGCGTGGCTGTTTTGCCTTTTCCTGAGCCGACACCTCTACCAACGCGCTTGCTTCTTTTCTTTGCTCCAGGAAGAGGTCCAAATTCCTTGTCGCCCAACATGAACGCCATTCAATCTACCCCCTTCAATCTTCTATTTCTTCAACACTCAGGAGATGTTCTATGCTTCTGATCATTCCCCTGATTTGCGGGCTATCTTCGTGTACTACTTCGCTGTTTACTTTCCCTAATCCGAGGGCCTTAACCGTTCGGCGCTGTCGATAACTGAAACCGATAACGCTTTTCTTCAACCTGATTTTGAGTTTCTTTGCCATCA
It includes:
- the rplO gene encoding 50S ribosomal protein L15; its protein translation is MAFMLGDKEFGPLPGAKKRSKRVGRGVGSGKGKTATRGHKGQGRGTGKVKPYFEGGQTPLYRRVPIKGFKNRNSKEYVVVNLSQLEERFEAGSEITPEVLLQMKVIKNLKDGLKILGRGELTKALVVKAHAFSTSAKEKIEASGGKAEVI
- the rpmD gene encoding 50S ribosomal protein L30 is translated as MAKKLKIRLKKSVIGFSYRQRRTVKALGLGKVNSEVVHEDSPQIRGMIRSIEHLLSVEEIED
- the secY gene encoding preprotein translocase subunit SecY, producing MWKALRNAFKIPELRDRIIFTFFALAIFRLGIYIPIPGINIQAWASYFSGISTGAAGGFIGFFDVFTGGALKNFSLFALSVTPYINASIMLQLLTSVVPSLKEMLREGEEGRKKYAKYTRYLTIFLAAMQAFLLSLALSNQGIIAIPSRMLFVLLATVSLMGGTMFLLWLGERITEKGIGNGISVLIFAGIVSRYPTYIAEAAVALTPLQWLVLVAISVATIVGVIYIQLGERKIDVQYARRVSGRRVYGGVSTHIPIKVNQGGVIPIIFAAAIMTLPQMIGSMLPQGNILSRLFGYSSPLYLILYGSMVFFFTYFYSTLVFDVKEVSNNIKNYGGFIPGIRPGYPTEQYITRVLTRVTFMGAVFLVIIALLPSVIQSFIGIQIVIGGTSTLIAVGVALDILQQIESHLIVRHYEGFVKKGRLRGRR